ACGTACTACATATATTTTACATGATCAAACACTACAAACACTAGTTCATACTACATACTACATCAGTACTAGTACTAGAGGGGTGGGGATCACCGGCGGCGAGCTCGTGGCCATGGACGACGCCGTGGAGGAGCtcattcctcctcgtcggagctcctCGTGATGGCGCCGgtgctccgcctcctcgcgcacgcTCCGCTCGGCAATGGCGACTGCAACCGCGTCGACGTCGACGACGAAGTCCTCCGGCCCGacgactccgcggcagccgagctcCTCCTTGATGGGGACGAACTCGAAGTCGTTCGGCTCCTCCGACCATCccctcttcacggggagaaggCCCGCGCTGGAAGAGGAGGAGCTCCCGGCGTAGGAACATCTCGCCGCGGAGGAGAAGGACGCGGCAGAGGACGGGGTATGGCCATGCCGACGGTCGTACTCGTCCGTCTCGCGGACGCGGAAGCTCGGCGGGGGCGAGAGGCCGCGGTTGGTCCACTTCCTCGCCCCGCGCTTCCTCGCGCCGACCGACTGGACGCACCGGATTTGCTGCCGGAGCCGCGTCCAGAGCtctacatgcggccccacatggcggctggaggcggaaggtggtcgccggcggcgagaaatGTGGAGAAGGGGGTGGGGAATTGCGTGGCTCAGCGGCGGCGGGGGATAGGATTTCGACCCGCAAACGCGCCGCGGAACCGTATATATAGTGGTCGGGGCGTGCAGTTTGCGGGCCGCGGCAATTTTTTTTACGGGCCGGGCAAGTATGCGGGCTCTGTTCTGGCCGAAAAATTGGGCCGAACCCATATACTCGCCAAAATTTTACGATTTTCGTGTCTTTTGCggtgtctgctagagttgctctacggCTGTACAAGCCCATATGAGTGTTTGCTTCTATTTTAAACAACCCTTCATTGGTACGCATTAATTTTctgatatgcaaaataaaataaaaacgagGGAGCATAAGAAACAATAAAATATTTGAAGTTCTATATTTGTTCCAAGTCAAACTTTTTAAGGTGTGACCAATTCTAaatatagtatgaaaatatattTTACGATAAATCTAATACAATTAATTTGGTGTTGTgtatgttgatatttttttatatttgGTCAAATATCAAGATGTTTGTTCTGAGCAAAATTATAATTTCATAAATTAGTACAGATTGAGTAGCACTGAGATGTATGGTGGAATTTCAGAACACTATTTGTTTATTTATTTACCTGACTTTGCCAGTGAATTTTTAATGGAAGAGAACCTTTTGTAGGGGAGAATGGAAGAGAAACTACTAGTCAGTCCGAGAATGACTTTTTTCATTCCCAGCCGTAGCCGGTCCCACTGCCAGCGACGTAGGAAAACCACAGCAACCGCGAGGGCGACTGGGAAAGGCCCGTACGTCACGTAGCCAAACGGAACGGCCCTACCAAAAATCCAGCAGGAGCCAATCAGAGGCCTCCTCGCTGGATGGATATTACCCACCAGCCAATCAGAACGCAGATAAGGCCCGAGAGTGCGCCCAACGACGCACCAAAAGCGCAAAGTACACACGACGCGGGCCCACGAGTAAAGCGTACGAGCCGGGGGCCCACCTCCGCCCCTTCTGCTATAAACCTAGACCCGCGATATTTTCGCCGCAAATATATTTTGGCACCTACAGTGAACCGCAAGCAGCCAGTGCGCGACGCGGCGGTGAAACGGAGTAGCTGCTGGCTTGGTGCGGAGGTGCGCGCCAGCGGCTTTGGTTTTCATTTGATGAGCTGCTCGGGGAAGGCGGCGGACGGCGCGATGGGGAGCAAGGCGGCGCGGGCGTGCGACGGCTGCCTGCGGCGGCGGGCGAGGTGGTACTGCGCGGCGGACGACGCGTTCCTGTGCCAGGGGTGCGACACCTCGGTGCACTCCGCGAACCCTCTCGCGCGGAGGCACGAGCGGGTGCGCCTGCGGCCCACGTCGCCGCTGCTCCCTGGTGCGGCCCCGCGGGAGAGGCGCCGCGGCGACGAGGTCGTGCCGGCGTGGTTCAAGCGCAAGGCGCGGACCCCGCGCTCGCAGGCCAAGAGCGTCGGGCGCCTGCTCTCGAGGCGGCTCGTCGTGCCGCAGGCGTCCGGCGGGGACTCGCCGGAGGAGCAGAAGTGCGACGTGGAGACCGACGAGGAGGAGCTGCCGTACCGCGTGCCCATCTTCGACCCCGCCCTCGCGGAGCTCTGCTCGCCGCTGACTCTCGAggaagcgacgacggccgtcgcgTCATGCTGCAATGAGGACGGTGCCATCGTCGAGGACCCGACAAAGCCAGCTGCGACGCCGTCTCCGGTGCCGGTTCAGTTCTTCCCCGACAGCCTCGTAAACTTGGGCCCGACGGACGCCGAGCTCATGGAGTTCGCCGCGGACATGGAGGCCCTTCTTGGCCGGCCGGGcatggacgacggcgacgaggaggaacCGTTCTGCATGGAGGCATTGGGCCTCATCGAGCCGATGGACGTAGACGGCGGGCGAGTCAAGCTGGAGATCGACCCCATGCGAGCGTGCGGCCTCGAGCAGAAGCCGGAGGTGTCCGGCGATATGTTCGACATCGACTTCGACTACGACTCGCCCCTCGGGACACCGGACGAGAACGCGGCAAGCAGCGGTGCCAGTGCGGACGCCCAGTTCACCCCGAGGAGCCTCGCGCTCAATCTAAACTACGAGGCCATCATGGAGAACTGGGGGAGCTCGCCGTGGGCCGACGGCGAGAGGCCGCACGTCAAGCTCGATGACTGCTGGCCACACGACTACTACTCGCTGCAGGAGGGCGCTTGGATGATGGGAGGAGTGGTTGGCCATGGCGGGGAGGGGTTGGGGACGCCGAGGCTGAGGATGGACGGCGGCAGGGAGGCGCGGGTGTCGCGGTACCGGGAGAAGCGGCGGACGCGGCTCTTCTCGAAGAAGATCCGGTACGAGGTGCGCAAGCTCAACGCCGAGAAGCGGCCGCGGATGAAGGGCCGCTTCGTCAAGCGGGCCAACGGCGCCGGAGGCGGCGTGCCCGTCGCCATCGCCACGGCGTGCGTCGCGTAGCTGCCGATCGTGCAATGCTGTCGGTGTGCATGCATGGCTCTGCAGGCTGCatggcgcgcgcgcacacacacaaaaCAACTCGTCGAAACTGCTCGTAATTTAGTTACTTTCCTTTTTCAGTTATTACGGTATATGGTGCATTCAGCTGAGTATCCAAGGAATTTCAGGTCGCTCTGATCAGCTAGCTCGCGCTAGTTAGAGTCGAAGAAATGAATAACGGAATAATATTAAGTTTTTCACTTTAGCTATATGTTAGGCGACTGAATTTTCATTTTGGATCAGTCAAATTTGTTGCCGTTGATTCAGTGTGCATTATGAAACGTGTGTAAGAGGTCCCATGGATTTGACTGACGCTGTTATTTATTCAGTCGACTTCCTGCCTTTCCTTGTTAAGTGCATGATGCAGCCCCCATGATGTCTCCACTTCGTGACTCTTGCACTCACATGGATGGATGAAATGCATGAAAATTTTAGTGTACGTGCATGCCTTTTTCCTTGTGCTTGCTTCTGTTTTTTGCACGTGTTTgctttttttcctttttagttgAGATTTTTTTATGTGTATTTTTAGATGTTGAGTGTGTGTAAATGTATGCATGCAAGTACTACATGTATATACTACTCCCCCATTTCATAATATAGTGCATGTAGATTAAATTTTACaaactttgatcaaatttataaagaaaactatttatatctacagTACTCCCTCCATACCGGTGCACAAGTCAttttacgaaaatcaaataatctcaaaacaattaggcgcgatgcattaaatcccacctcgtttcttgtttcttgacatgaaTAAAGAAATCAATCAATAAGAGACgttgggcgtgtatgtttttaatgacttgaaacTACCTAGCACGGCCTGCAGTGGttaattcattgcatgcaatgatattaattttttttctaaCCGGGCTCGCACCCCTTTCCATTAATTTTGCAATCAACGGAAATATAATGTACCAGTAGTTTTTCCAAGACAACCAACCCAAAATAAGATTGAAAGGGGAGGAGCGAGCTGGAGCATCGACAGGAAACCCACCGCAAGAAGACCCTAAAACAGATCAACTGCCATGGGACGAAAACCTGACGACACCAACTAGCCACTACCCTAACCACCAGCGAAATAATGCATAACCTGAGAGACTACATAGCCTACTCAGGGTAGAAAGAAGCAATTCTCCAAAAACACATAAGACTCCAGAACGGGCATCAAACCCCAGTGGACTACAAACCAAGTAGATTAGCCGATCTGGATCCCCTCTCCATCCTCCAGTCGCATCACATCTCGCGACTGAGTCCTGTCCGCCAGAGTTGCTGCCACATACGTCAATCTCTTCACGCCCGCCTGAAACTTCGACATATCTTCTTCTTTCAGCAATCCTGCCCAGTACAACATAAAAGAACATGCACTGAAAACAGCCTCCAGTGGAGAACGAGCATTATAATTGTCAAAAGTAACTTTGTTTCGAAGACACCATATCCCCCAACACAAAGCAGCAATGATCATCATATAAAAAATTTCCACCAGGGAAAAACTTATACAACCACGCCCAGCTTTGCCAGAGGGATCGTGGGCAACTGGATGCTCCATCCGTAAGTCCCAGGGTCCCCCAGACTGTACGAGCAAGAGGACATGTAAAGAATAGATGGTTTGCAGTTTCCATGTTCTTGCAGAAAGAGCAAACAGGATTCCCGGGCCAATTCCTCTTCCTCAAATTATCCCGGGTAAGCACAGCATTTTGGAATAGCTGCCACAAAAATATTTTGATTTTCAATGGGATACTAGCTTTCCAGATCCACTTATAGTTAGGACCAGCTAAATCCCTCTCCAACCATTTATACACTGATTTAGTGGTAAGTCTCTTGTTCTTGCAAAACTTCCAAAACACTGTATCAAGGATATTGTTCAAAGCATATTTTCTCGCCTCAGAAACCACCCATTCCCATTGATCATTGATCTCCCCAAACAGCCTACGCCTGAAACCCAGGCTATAGTTTTTTGCCACAAAATCTGCAATAGTCCCATCCTGATCCTGGCATATACTGAACAAGATAGGGAACTTTTCACATAGTGGCACAACAGCTATCCATGAGTCATGCCAAACCCTAGCCAAGTTACCACTATTAATCTTGACTGCCCTCCTAGCCATATATGTCTCCTTAACTTTCATAATCGCTTTCCAGcaaggggagtgagggagtcctggattagggggtgtctggatggctggactataccttcggccggactcctggactatgaagatacaagattgaagacttcgtcccgtgtccggaagggactttccttggcgtggaaggcaagcttggcgatacggatatgtagatctcctaccattgtaaccgactctgtgtaaccctagccctctccggtgtctatataaaccggagagttttagtccgtaggacgaacaacaatcataccaaaggctagcttctagggtttagcctctctgatcacgtggtagatctactcttgtactacccatatcatcaatattaatcaagcaggacgtagggttttacctccatcaagagggcccgaacctgggtaaaacatcgtgtcccctgcctcctgttaccatccgacctagacgcacagttcgggaccccctacccgagatccgccggttttgacaccgacattggtgctttcattgagagttcctctgtgtcgtcacttttaggcccgatggcttctccgatcatcaacagcgatgcgatccagggtgagacttttctccccggacagatcttcgtattcggcggctttgcactgcgggccaattcgcttggccatctggagcagatcgaaagctacgcccctggccatcaggtcagatttggaagtttgaactacacagccgatatccacggagactcgatcttcgacggattcgggccacagccgagcgtgccgcactgtcacgatgggcatgatttagctctatcgccgaacaatgccctggaggccgcacatgtgtccgctccgacccctagctcagagccgatcacaccaaccgaggatgggtggttagacaccgcctcgggggctgcaatttctacggcgatcgagccgaacaccagccctattctctgcgaagcccgtgactccaaggagccggactcctctccagactccgagccctccgcaccccgaccgatcgaacccgattgggcgccgatcatggagttcaccgccgcggacatctttcagcactcgcccttcggcgatattctgaattcaccaaagtctctctctttatcaggagagccctggtcggactatggtcaacaaggttgggatgcggatgatgaagaaattcaaagcccacccaccacctacttcgtagccactgtcgataatttaaacgacgtgctcaacttcaactccgaagacatcgatggtatggacgacgatgtaggagatgaacacgaaccaacgcctataaggcactggacagccacctcatctcatgatgtatacatggtggacacacccaaaggaagcgacgacgaggaacatagggatgcaacgagggatcgttcactcgaaaagcaatcaaagcggcgacgcaagcgccgctccaagccccgcctcgacagagacagcagccatacagacccagccatagaccaggacgagccggcggacgacgaacatgccttcgagcaagcgtccgaacagggaaacttggataaacaaaccaaacaccccgtccccggcgaaaacaatagtccGGACAACCTTACGCCAGAtaaactcatggagcagaagaacctccacaaaaggctcgtcgccactgcgcatagcctgaaaaagcagaagcggaagctcaaaactgcggaagatgcactcagaatcagatggagcaaagtatgcaacaccgcagacaaatatgccggcagtcgccgcacaaaaagctatccaaaatgaaagctactgcctgaatttgacaaggaggccttagagcccccgcagtcaaaaaataggaaagccatccggtcggatggacgaccgcatggccagcatggagcggcaagcggcgccgcacacaagccggcacgcgatccaccaaaggatccgcatcaaaaagatggcccagccagatctatatacgggccaagaaagcaagttctagtaagcaatgcaacacaacaaatatccgaacatcacggcacacccaaatacaggggtgccgcacaccccctatgtttcaccgatgaggtgctggaccatgaatttccagcgggattcaagcccgtaaacatagaggcgtacggcggaacaatagaccctggggtctggattgaggattatatcctccacatacacatggccagaggagatgacctc
This portion of the Triticum dicoccoides isolate Atlit2015 ecotype Zavitan chromosome 7A, WEW_v2.0, whole genome shotgun sequence genome encodes:
- the LOC119331890 gene encoding zinc finger protein CONSTANS-LIKE 16-like, yielding MSCSGKAADGAMGSKAARACDGCLRRRARWYCAADDAFLCQGCDTSVHSANPLARRHERVRLRPTSPLLPGAAPRERRRGDEVVPAWFKRKARTPRSQAKSVGRLLSRRLVVPQASGGDSPEEQKCDVETDEEELPYRVPIFDPALAELCSPLTLEEATTAVASCCNEDGAIVEDPTKPAATPSPVPVQFFPDSLVNLGPTDAELMEFAADMEALLGRPGMDDGDEEEPFCMEALGLIEPMDVDGGRVKLEIDPMRACGLEQKPEVSGDMFDIDFDYDSPLGTPDENAASSGASADAQFTPRSLALNLNYEAIMENWGSSPWADGERPHVKLDDCWPHDYYSLQEGAWMMGGVVGHGGEGLGTPRLRMDGGREARVSRYREKRRTRLFSKKIRYEVRKLNAEKRPRMKGRFVKRANGAGGGVPVAIATACVA